From a single Sphingosinicellaceae bacterium genomic region:
- a CDS encoding SLC13 family permease: MSPALLSTLILIFSLALFVSEKVRHDLVALLALFACLLAGLTTPMKALAGFADPAVIAVAAVLVVGRAVELSGIAAAFARTIVPATAGFAVRLSALLLVGAVLSAFMNNIAALVITMPIATEIARQSKRAPAATLMPLAFATILGGMTTLIGTPANLILSSVRETELGAPFGFFQMAPVGGAVAVAGLVYLAAIGWRLLPIRQSAQDLARAPWRVFELTVPTPLRRGAVLAELRGASARLLAAFRHDARLPATADLAVADTLLLLSRGNQWGIAEATGLTSAVDPALVADGVTARVAVAHGSFLIGLSHEAVRIRSGHALAVVAAGPRAARQRVPLETLRIEAGDQLFVRGAPDAIARFATSARLLEIDRLDPVPVDRRRSLAILGVFLCAIAAIVFGHVSPALAFLGAAVALAATRLIASSEIYRSIDWSVIVLLAAMIPVGQSFETSGAAAIAAKLLADLLAGAPLPLVLMAICAVTILLSIFLNNVATAIIMGPLAIDAAGLLGVSPDAALLAVLVGASADFLTPIGHQNNLLVMGPGGYRFTDYARMGAPLVVLVVVITGLVLTLGYG, from the coding sequence TTGAGTCCGGCGTTACTCAGCACGCTGATCCTGATCTTCAGCCTGGCGTTGTTCGTGTCGGAGAAGGTCCGCCACGACCTTGTCGCGCTGCTGGCCCTGTTCGCGTGCCTGCTCGCCGGCCTGACGACGCCAATGAAGGCGCTGGCGGGGTTCGCCGACCCCGCCGTCATCGCCGTGGCCGCGGTGCTGGTGGTCGGGCGCGCGGTCGAACTGTCGGGCATCGCGGCCGCGTTCGCGCGGACTATCGTCCCGGCGACCGCCGGCTTTGCGGTCCGGTTGTCGGCGCTGCTGCTGGTCGGCGCGGTCCTGTCGGCGTTTATGAATAATATCGCGGCGCTGGTGATCACCATGCCCATCGCCACCGAGATCGCGCGGCAGAGCAAGCGCGCCCCGGCGGCGACGCTGATGCCGCTGGCGTTCGCGACGATCCTCGGCGGCATGACGACGCTGATCGGCACGCCGGCCAATCTGATCCTGTCCTCGGTGCGGGAAACCGAACTTGGCGCGCCGTTCGGCTTTTTCCAGATGGCGCCCGTTGGCGGTGCCGTGGCGGTGGCCGGCCTCGTCTATCTGGCGGCGATCGGCTGGCGGTTGCTGCCGATACGCCAGTCGGCGCAAGATCTGGCCCGCGCACCGTGGCGGGTGTTCGAGCTGACCGTTCCCACCCCGTTGCGCCGGGGTGCCGTGCTGGCCGAATTGCGCGGCGCTTCTGCCCGGCTGCTCGCGGCGTTCCGGCACGACGCAAGGCTGCCGGCAACCGCAGACTTGGCCGTGGCCGATACACTGCTCCTGCTGTCGCGTGGCAATCAATGGGGCATTGCCGAGGCGACCGGCCTGACCAGCGCCGTCGATCCGGCGCTGGTCGCCGACGGTGTCACCGCCCGCGTCGCCGTCGCTCACGGCTCATTCCTGATCGGCCTCAGCCACGAAGCTGTACGGATCCGCAGCGGACATGCGCTGGCAGTCGTGGCAGCGGGTCCGCGTGCCGCGCGCCAGCGGGTACCGCTCGAAACACTGCGCATCGAGGCCGGCGATCAGCTGTTCGTGCGTGGCGCGCCTGACGCCATCGCCCGCTTCGCGACCAGCGCCAGGCTGCTCGAGATCGATCGGCTCGATCCGGTGCCGGTCGATCGGCGGCGGTCACTTGCCATCCTTGGGGTATTTCTCTGTGCGATCGCCGCGATCGTCTTCGGGCACGTCTCCCCGGCGCTGGCCTTCCTTGGCGCGGCGGTCGCCCTGGCGGCGACCCGGCTGATCGCATCGAGCGAGATCTACCGGTCAATCGACTGGAGCGTCATCGTGCTGCTCGCCGCGATGATACCCGTCGGCCAGAGCTTCGAGACCAGCGGCGCCGCGGCGATCGCAGCGAAATTGCTGGCGGACCTGCTGGCGGGCGCACCGCTGCCGCTGGTGCTGATGGCGATCTGCGCGGTGACCATCCTGCTGTCGATCTTCCTCAACAATGTCGCCACCGCGATCATCATGGGGCCGCTGGCCATCGATGCGGCCGGGCTGCTGGGGGTCAGCCCCGATGCGGCACTCCTCGCCGTGCTGGTCGGCGCATCGGCGGATTTCCTGACCCCGATCGGACACCAGAACAACCTGCTGGTGATGGGGCCGGGCGGCTACCGATTCACCGATTATGCCAGGATGGGCGCGCCGCTTGTCGTGCTGGTAGTGGTCATCACCGGCCTCGTGCTGACGCTCGGCTATGGCTGA
- a CDS encoding sodium:proton antiporter: MIGDVTITPFDAAAILIVLAAVLGYINRRFIGLPQSVGLTIMGALASLLVIGVDRILPGVTINADIVRFLRAIDFRATLMDGMLSFLLFAGALHVDWTAMKRGRLAILALSTAGVLISTLIVGGGFQLLSAAIGLPVPMAWCLVFGALISPTDPVAVMAVLKRTSVPSTLQATVAGESLYNDGVGVVVFSILLATALGTEAFEPSRAALLFVREAGGGLLLGLAVGWVAFVAMRSIDDYNVEVLISLAVVMGGYTLGRWLQISGPVAMATAGLLIGNRGVEEAMSDKTSEYLLKFWSLIDEILNAVLFLLIGLEVVAIPSDPRLLIVGFAAIPLVLLARVVSVFLPLTALLPWLKLGALAPTTLIWGGLRGGISVALALSLPEGPARSTALAATYIIVLFSVIVQGGSIERLLRWQSRRVEAAQT; encoded by the coding sequence ATGATCGGCGACGTCACGATCACCCCATTCGATGCGGCCGCGATCCTGATCGTGCTCGCCGCGGTGCTCGGTTACATCAATCGGCGCTTCATCGGATTGCCGCAGTCGGTCGGGCTGACCATCATGGGTGCATTGGCATCGCTCCTGGTCATCGGGGTCGACCGGATTTTGCCGGGCGTCACCATCAACGCTGATATCGTCCGCTTCCTGAGGGCCATCGATTTCCGGGCGACGCTCATGGACGGCATGTTGTCGTTCCTGCTGTTCGCGGGCGCGCTGCATGTGGACTGGACCGCGATGAAGCGCGGCCGGCTGGCGATCCTCGCACTCAGCACCGCCGGTGTCCTGATTTCGACGCTGATCGTCGGCGGTGGCTTCCAGCTTCTGTCCGCCGCCATCGGGCTGCCGGTACCTATGGCGTGGTGTTTGGTCTTCGGCGCGTTGATCAGCCCGACCGATCCCGTCGCGGTGATGGCGGTACTCAAGCGCACTAGCGTGCCCTCCACGTTGCAGGCGACTGTGGCGGGCGAGAGCCTCTACAATGACGGTGTCGGCGTGGTGGTGTTCTCGATCCTGCTGGCGACAGCGCTCGGCACCGAGGCCTTCGAGCCGAGCCGCGCGGCGCTGTTGTTCGTGCGGGAGGCGGGCGGCGGATTGCTTCTCGGTCTCGCGGTCGGCTGGGTGGCGTTCGTCGCGATGCGTTCGATCGACGATTACAACGTCGAGGTGCTGATCAGCCTCGCCGTCGTCATGGGCGGCTACACGCTCGGGCGCTGGCTTCAGATCAGCGGCCCGGTGGCGATGGCAACCGCCGGATTGCTGATCGGCAACCGCGGCGTCGAGGAGGCGATGAGCGACAAGACCAGCGAGTATCTGCTCAAATTCTGGTCGTTGATCGACGAGATATTGAACGCCGTGCTGTTCCTTTTGATCGGGCTCGAAGTGGTCGCCATCCCGTCCGATCCTCGGCTGCTGATCGTCGGATTCGCGGCGATTCCGCTGGTGCTCCTGGCCCGCGTGGTGTCGGTATTCCTGCCGCTGACGGCGTTGTTGCCGTGGCTCAAGCTCGGCGCGCTGGCGCCCACGACGTTGATCTGGGGTGGCCTGCGCGGCGGCATCTCGGTCGCGCTTGCGCTCAGTCTTCCCGAGGGCCCGGCGCGGAGCACGGCGCTGGCGGCAACCTACATCATCGTATTGTTTTCGGTGATCGTTCAGGGTGGCAGCATCGAGCGCCTCCTGCGCTGGCAGTCACGTCGCGTCGAGGCGGCCCAGACTTGA
- a CDS encoding DUF389 domain-containing protein, with protein sequence MAGENAAQEQAAVPVASGPLGTLRAPLIAGIDHADVVARIEGDSGWSARFIFMTLMSAGIAVLGLLLSSPAVVIGAMLISPLMSPILGLGFGLATFDFAEVRRSSIALAGGAALAVLFTALIVLASPLKAPTAEILARTRPNLFDLLVALFAALAGTFAIIRGRGETIVGVAIATALMPPLAVVGYGLATWNMPVFVGSLELFATNFVAIALTATAMARFYGFGHALSVRQSLMQTLLLISAFVVLAVPLGFALRQIAGEAVAVNQARTLLIDRFGSQARVSQLDVDFARDPLVVRAVVIAPRAQQVSNSELRTALAAKLGRPINLQLDRVLLAPGADALATQRAEVEKAQAANAAEQGAADVARLVALAAGSTAASVTLDRDHQRATAAAMPLPGANLATYRALEARAAAAANGWEIAIVPPFIALPPVRFADNVDVLDDPARAAVTLAAWAARRWNAPALVVPGLPARGIAPAKPKLDERRALAIAALLKSLNIAAVAAPSQGQVVTLGVAPSGLDQP encoded by the coding sequence ATGGCCGGCGAAAACGCTGCGCAGGAACAAGCTGCGGTGCCGGTAGCATCCGGCCCCCTTGGGACACTTCGCGCGCCGCTCATTGCAGGGATCGACCATGCAGATGTCGTCGCCAGGATCGAAGGCGACAGCGGCTGGTCGGCGCGCTTCATTTTCATGACATTGATGTCGGCGGGCATCGCCGTGCTCGGGCTGTTGCTGTCGTCGCCGGCGGTGGTCATCGGCGCGATGTTGATTTCGCCGCTGATGAGCCCGATCCTTGGCCTCGGGTTCGGCCTGGCGACCTTTGATTTCGCCGAAGTGCGTCGGTCGTCGATCGCGCTCGCTGGTGGCGCGGCGCTGGCCGTCCTGTTCACCGCGCTTATCGTTCTGGCGTCGCCGCTCAAGGCGCCCACGGCGGAGATTCTGGCGCGGACCCGGCCCAACCTGTTCGACCTGCTCGTTGCACTGTTTGCAGCCCTCGCGGGCACATTCGCCATCATCCGCGGGCGCGGCGAGACGATCGTCGGCGTCGCCATCGCGACCGCGTTGATGCCGCCGCTTGCCGTCGTCGGCTATGGGCTGGCGACGTGGAACATGCCGGTGTTCGTCGGCTCGCTGGAGCTGTTCGCGACCAACTTCGTGGCGATCGCTCTGACCGCCACGGCGATGGCGCGTTTCTACGGCTTCGGTCACGCGCTGTCGGTGCGGCAGAGCCTGATGCAGACATTGCTGCTGATCTCGGCGTTCGTCGTGCTGGCGGTACCGCTCGGCTTCGCGCTCCGCCAGATCGCGGGCGAGGCTGTGGCGGTCAACCAGGCGCGAACGCTGCTGATCGATCGCTTCGGCTCGCAGGCGCGGGTGAGCCAGCTCGATGTCGATTTCGCCCGCGACCCTCTGGTCGTTCGCGCAGTCGTGATCGCGCCGCGGGCGCAACAGGTCAGCAATAGCGAACTGCGCACCGCGCTTGCCGCGAAGCTGGGACGTCCGATCAACCTGCAGCTCGACCGGGTGCTGCTCGCGCCGGGTGCCGACGCACTCGCGACCCAGCGCGCCGAAGTCGAGAAGGCCCAGGCCGCGAACGCCGCCGAGCAGGGTGCAGCCGATGTCGCGCGACTAGTCGCGCTGGCGGCTGGATCCACCGCGGCGAGCGTGACGCTTGACCGTGATCATCAACGTGCGACCGCGGCCGCGATGCCGCTGCCGGGCGCCAATCTCGCAACCTATCGCGCGCTCGAAGCGCGCGCCGCTGCCGCCGCCAACGGCTGGGAGATCGCCATCGTCCCGCCCTTCATCGCGCTGCCGCCGGTCCGCTTTGCCGACAATGTCGATGTGCTCGACGACCCCGCCCGTGCCGCGGTGACGCTGGCGGCATGGGCGGCGAGACGCTGGAACGCGCCGGCATTGGTCGTGCCGGGCCTGCCGGCGCGGGGGATCGCACCCGCTAAGCCCAAACTCGACGAGCGCCGGGCGCTGGCGATCGCGGCGCTGCTCAAGTCACTGAACATCGCCGCGGTCGCCGCACCGTCGCAGGGACAGGTCGTCACTTTGGGCGTTGCGCCGTCCGGGCTCGATCAGCCATGA
- a CDS encoding acyl-CoA dehydrogenase family protein — protein sequence MNFELSEEHRMLKDLVARFVTDELLPLEAATLAREAAGQSIELPPADLARVDARSRDLGLWGLDAPEDVGGSDMPAVAMVAVNEELGRTITPYTIPPDSPNLRMLAATVTDRQREAYLAPYARGETISAIGISEPGAGSDPAGMLTRAVRDGDDWILNGRKIWITRAAEADFTIVIAVTDRERGARGGMSAFLVDRGTPGFNVLRPIPMVGGHVTYEVALEDCRVEGWKLLGTEGSGFAPMQLRLGTRRMEMAAWSLGMAQRALEMMIEYAPQRTTFGQPLSERGGVQNWIAEAATRIHAARLMTYDCAWKLDEGRDVRLEISMIKADATEMAWTIVDRAMQLHGAMGMTRELPLHLMASKLRTMRIYDGPTEIHRWVVARNLLGTRK from the coding sequence ATGAACTTCGAACTTTCTGAAGAGCACCGGATGCTCAAGGACCTGGTCGCGCGCTTCGTGACCGACGAGTTGCTGCCGCTCGAGGCCGCGACGCTGGCGCGCGAGGCGGCGGGTCAAAGTATCGAACTTCCCCCAGCCGACCTTGCCCGCGTCGACGCACGCTCGCGCGACCTTGGCCTCTGGGGCCTCGATGCACCCGAGGACGTTGGCGGCTCCGACATGCCCGCAGTCGCGATGGTCGCGGTCAACGAGGAACTGGGCCGGACGATCACGCCGTACACGATCCCACCCGACTCGCCGAACCTGCGGATGTTGGCCGCGACCGTCACCGATCGCCAGCGCGAGGCCTATCTGGCGCCCTACGCCCGCGGCGAGACGATCTCGGCGATCGGGATCTCCGAGCCCGGTGCCGGCTCGGACCCCGCCGGTATGCTGACCCGGGCCGTGCGCGACGGCGACGACTGGATCCTCAACGGCCGCAAGATCTGGATCACCCGCGCCGCGGAGGCCGACTTCACCATCGTCATCGCGGTCACCGACCGCGAGCGCGGCGCCCGTGGCGGCATGTCGGCATTCCTCGTTGACCGCGGCACGCCGGGCTTCAACGTACTCCGCCCGATCCCGATGGTCGGCGGCCACGTTACCTACGAAGTCGCGCTCGAGGATTGCCGGGTCGAAGGCTGGAAGTTGCTTGGCACGGAGGGTTCGGGCTTCGCGCCGATGCAGCTCAGGCTCGGTACGCGCCGCATGGAGATGGCGGCCTGGTCGCTCGGCATGGCACAGCGCGCGCTCGAGATGATGATCGAGTACGCGCCACAGCGCACCACCTTCGGCCAGCCATTGTCGGAGCGTGGCGGTGTCCAGAACTGGATCGCCGAGGCCGCGACCCGCATCCACGCGGCGCGCTTGATGACCTACGATTGTGCCTGGAAGCTCGACGAGGGACGCGACGTCCGGCTCGAAATCTCGATGATCAAGGCGGACGCGACCGAGATGGCGTGGACGATCGTTGACCGCGCCATGCAGCTCCACGGCGCCATGGGCATGACCCGCGAGCTGCCGCTGCATCTGATGGCATCGAAGCTGCGGACCATGCGAATCTACGACGGCCCGACCGAGATCCATCGCTGGGTGGTCGCACGCAACCTGCTGGGAACACGTAAATGA
- a CDS encoding enoyl-CoA hydratase/isomerase family protein, which yields MSDAGAVTWTIDGHVATVLLDRPPHNHVNLEVMTALADTLATLDADERCRAVVLTTAGKVFCGGADLASPDGLLSGGEAGLAPFYGQAARLFGTRKPIIAAVQGAAVGAGLGLALVADFRVASPEARFTANFVKLGFHAGFGITHTLPRAIGVQRAGLMLQTGRRIKADEALAWGLVDVVASGTELVAAAQALAAEIAENAPLAVEATRATLRAGLVEAFQGQTRHELAQQARLMATTDFAEGVRAVTERRVGAFTGR from the coding sequence ATGAGCGATGCTGGCGCAGTGACGTGGACGATTGACGGGCACGTCGCGACGGTGTTGCTCGACCGACCGCCGCACAATCACGTCAACCTCGAGGTGATGACCGCCCTCGCCGACACGCTCGCCACCCTGGATGCCGATGAGCGCTGCCGAGCGGTCGTGCTGACGACCGCGGGCAAGGTGTTCTGCGGCGGCGCTGACCTCGCGTCGCCGGACGGGCTGCTCAGTGGCGGCGAAGCTGGGCTTGCGCCCTTCTACGGACAGGCGGCGCGACTGTTCGGCACCCGCAAGCCGATCATTGCCGCGGTCCAGGGCGCCGCTGTCGGCGCCGGACTCGGTCTCGCGCTGGTCGCCGACTTCCGCGTCGCATCACCCGAAGCGCGGTTCACCGCAAATTTCGTCAAGCTCGGCTTCCACGCCGGCTTCGGCATTACCCACACCCTGCCCCGCGCCATTGGCGTCCAGCGCGCCGGGCTGATGCTCCAGACCGGTCGTCGGATCAAAGCCGACGAGGCGCTGGCCTGGGGTCTTGTCGACGTCGTGGCGTCGGGGACCGAACTCGTCGCGGCGGCGCAGGCACTCGCCGCCGAAATCGCCGAGAATGCACCGCTCGCCGTCGAGGCGACCCGCGCCACCCTCCGTGCCGGGCTTGTCGAAGCCTTCCAAGGCCAGACGCGTCACGAGCTTGCCCAACAAGCTCGGTTGATGGCCACGACCGACTTCGCCGAGGGCGTTCGCGCCGTCACCGAGCGGCGCGTGGGCGCTTTCACGGGGCGCTAG
- a CDS encoding Na+/H+ antiporter, which yields MTATPDLLPGLTIGAALVAITALADAGSGRLRLPHSILLVIVGVAISLIPGVPTVSIDPDVVLLLMLPPLLYSAGVGMSWRGFRDNLRPILLLAIGCVLFTAVVVAAVAHYLFGMSWAVGLVLGAVVSPPDAIAPMAIARRLNMPERLLTILEGEGLVNDATALILFSFAVAAVVAGGVSVTAALGSFAMIVGGELVWGLAIGWAMLRVRRWARNPQAEIMLALLTPYFAFWLPHALGGSGVLAAVAAGLYTSWTGPRLIAPATRLQGYFVWGLTTHGIEGILFLLTGMQAHTVIAGLAGGGWVRLAEAGVVISLLVIVVRFIWVFPATYLPRVLFASIRRREPHPPWGYPFVVGFTGIRGVVSLAAALSIPVTVGGAPFQERGLILFVTFCVIIVTLVGQGSLLPWVIIRLGLNNAGEKEAADAKAREVQARIAGVEAVLAELDNCERLGAPSGAVASLRQRHETRLAEYRGTADDTIDGSPVAEDANVQARLINAERRAVAGAYARDAITDDARRRIERELDLEDARNRHALESATGDRMADPESETESG from the coding sequence TTGACGGCCACGCCCGACCTCCTGCCCGGCCTGACCATCGGTGCCGCGCTCGTCGCGATCACCGCGCTTGCCGATGCGGGGTCGGGACGGCTGCGGCTGCCGCACTCCATCCTGCTCGTCATCGTCGGTGTCGCGATCAGCCTGATCCCCGGGGTGCCGACGGTGTCGATCGATCCCGACGTCGTGCTGCTGCTGATGCTGCCGCCACTGCTTTATTCGGCGGGCGTCGGCATGAGCTGGCGCGGTTTCCGTGACAACCTGCGGCCGATCCTGCTGCTGGCGATTGGCTGCGTCCTGTTCACCGCCGTCGTCGTCGCCGCGGTCGCGCATTATCTGTTCGGCATGTCGTGGGCCGTCGGGCTGGTGCTCGGTGCCGTCGTATCGCCGCCCGACGCGATCGCGCCGATGGCGATCGCGCGCCGCCTCAACATGCCCGAGCGCCTGCTCACCATTCTGGAAGGGGAGGGCCTGGTCAACGATGCGACGGCGCTGATCCTGTTCAGTTTCGCGGTCGCGGCGGTCGTCGCCGGCGGCGTCTCGGTCACGGCGGCGCTTGGCAGTTTCGCGATGATCGTCGGCGGCGAGCTCGTTTGGGGGCTTGCTATCGGCTGGGCGATGCTGCGTGTCCGCCGCTGGGCGCGCAACCCGCAAGCCGAGATCATGCTGGCGCTGCTGACGCCCTATTTCGCCTTCTGGCTGCCGCACGCGCTCGGCGGCTCGGGCGTCCTCGCGGCGGTCGCAGCGGGGCTCTACACCAGCTGGACCGGCCCACGCCTGATCGCACCGGCGACCCGCCTCCAGGGCTATTTTGTCTGGGGCCTGACCACCCACGGCATCGAGGGCATCCTGTTCCTGCTGACCGGCATGCAGGCGCACACAGTCATCGCGGGCCTGGCGGGCGGCGGCTGGGTGCGACTGGCCGAGGCCGGCGTCGTGATCAGCCTGCTGGTCATCGTGGTCCGCTTCATCTGGGTGTTTCCCGCGACCTACCTGCCGCGGGTCCTGTTCGCGAGCATTCGTCGCCGCGAACCCCATCCGCCGTGGGGGTATCCCTTCGTCGTCGGCTTCACCGGCATCCGCGGTGTCGTCTCGCTGGCGGCGGCGTTGTCGATCCCGGTGACGGTCGGCGGCGCGCCGTTCCAGGAGCGCGGCCTGATCCTGTTCGTCACCTTCTGCGTGATCATCGTCACCCTGGTCGGGCAAGGCTCGCTGTTGCCGTGGGTGATCATCCGGCTCGGCCTCAACAATGCCGGGGAAAAGGAAGCGGCGGACGCCAAGGCGCGCGAGGTCCAGGCTCGCATCGCCGGCGTCGAGGCGGTGCTCGCGGAACTCGACAATTGCGAGCGTCTCGGTGCGCCGTCGGGGGCTGTGGCGAGCCTGCGCCAGCGCCACGAGACTCGCCTCGCCGAATACCGCGGCACCGCCGACGATACCATCGACGGCAGCCCGGTCGCTGAGGATGCCAACGTCCAGGCCCGGCTGATCAACGCCGAGCGTCGCGCCGTCGCCGGCGCTTATGCCAGGGATGCGATTACCGACGACGCCCGCCGCCGCATCGAGCGCGAGCTCGACCTCGAGGATGCTCGCAACCGCCACGCGCTGGAAAGTGCCACGGGCGACCGGATGGCCGACCCGGAGTCTGAGACCGAGAGCGGCTAG
- a CDS encoding peptidylprolyl isomerase, with protein MNRRTITSLLASAVAALALGGATAQEATPNPASAALPAPLPPSPPTHVYATTRVVLQTTVGKIVIAVETERAPVTATNFLRYVTEKRLDGTNFYRALNLAPGIGLIQGGVRGDPKRSLKPIAHEPTSKTGILHTDGTISMARAAPGTATGDFFILAGDIPSLNAQPDSYPAGKDPGFAAFGHVVEGMDVVQKILAAPVSPTAGTGAMKGQMIVAPVRILTAKRLG; from the coding sequence ATGAACCGCCGCACGATAACGTCATTGTTGGCCTCGGCCGTCGCCGCGTTGGCGCTGGGAGGCGCTACGGCACAGGAGGCGACGCCGAACCCCGCATCCGCCGCCCTGCCCGCACCGCTACCTCCGTCGCCACCAACCCATGTCTATGCAACGACGCGAGTGGTGCTGCAGACCACGGTCGGCAAGATCGTCATCGCGGTCGAGACCGAGCGGGCGCCGGTCACTGCTACGAACTTCCTGCGTTACGTGACGGAAAAGCGCCTGGACGGCACCAATTTCTACCGCGCCCTCAACCTCGCGCCCGGTATCGGGCTCATTCAGGGCGGCGTGCGCGGAGATCCGAAGCGCTCGCTGAAGCCGATCGCGCATGAGCCGACCTCGAAGACCGGCATCCTGCACACCGACGGCACGATCTCGATGGCCCGGGCCGCACCTGGGACCGCCACCGGGGACTTCTTTATTCTTGCTGGCGACATCCCATCGCTGAACGCGCAGCCCGACAGCTATCCGGCGGGTAAGGATCCGGGCTTTGCCGCCTTTGGGCATGTCGTCGAGGGCATGGATGTGGTCCAGAAGATCCTGGCGGCTCCGGTGTCGCCGACGGCGGGCACCGGTGCGATGAAGGGCCAGATGATCGTTGCGCCGGTTCGCATCCTGACCGCAAAACGGCTCGGCTAG
- a CDS encoding PEPxxWA-CTERM sorting domain-containing protein, whose product MVTFAQYQAIGTVSNIRWTNSGANGVNGTGGHLFTVANANATSVVATRNVSFSFLQPSISPFVTNVVAGFTLDATTPSGSIATLNSGFLIQPGISGSFSFVTTAPITIGATTYAIGSNLLHGVFTNSAVFGSRNGSSGGFSGSSSATTSIVYTSDFLTFDPASTLDFSLSLTSILSVVQATPTNGDPLHALRSFRALSTGSFSSDPAPTAAVPEPAVWGMMIVGFGIVGVQSRRRTRRAVAA is encoded by the coding sequence ATGGTGACCTTTGCACAGTATCAGGCAATCGGCACGGTCTCGAACATCCGCTGGACCAATAGCGGTGCCAACGGCGTCAACGGCACCGGTGGACACCTCTTCACGGTCGCCAACGCAAATGCGACGTCGGTCGTCGCCACCCGCAACGTCAGCTTCTCGTTCCTGCAGCCGTCGATCTCGCCGTTCGTGACCAACGTTGTCGCGGGCTTCACCTTGGATGCGACCACTCCGTCGGGTAGCATCGCGACGCTCAACTCCGGTTTCCTCATTCAGCCCGGCATCTCGGGGAGCTTCAGCTTCGTGACGACTGCGCCGATCACCATCGGCGCGACAACCTACGCGATCGGCTCCAACCTGCTTCACGGTGTCTTCACCAACTCGGCGGTCTTCGGTTCGCGCAACGGCTCGTCCGGCGGGTTCTCGGGCTCGAGTTCGGCGACGACATCGATCGTCTACACCTCGGACTTCCTGACGTTCGATCCGGCATCGACACTCGACTTCTCGCTGTCGCTGACGTCGATCCTGTCGGTCGTCCAGGCCACCCCGACGAACGGCGACCCGCTGCACGCGCTGCGCAGCTTCCGTGCGCTCAGCACCGGCAGCTTCTCGTCCGATCCGGCGCCGACCGCCGCGGTCCCTGAGCCCGCCGTATGGGGCATGATGATCGTCGGCTTCGGTATTGTTGGCGTCCAGTCCCGCCGCCGCACTCGTCGCGCCGTCGCGGCCTAG
- a CDS encoding acyltransferase, producing MSLPDWLLGRRLTPADLTADGNAFTALRWLLATSVMFSHGWDLTQYRAGLDPSVPIIGIPISGLAVFLFFSLSGFLVTGSLVKRGARDFALARALRLVPGLWVMLLVTTLGLGAVLGTLPFARFVTDPQTWLYVARNASLLVSDYKLPGVFENLPVAGVNGSLWTIPQEVRCYIVLGVLGAVGALRSRRWVALALIVLILIHLVVPLDLVPVLDRPRRLAVSFALGVVAYQWRDDLRWSWPLALAGVVAALALVRAPVPETVGLFGLQLSFAYVTGVAAFRAPAWLTAISRRLPDYSYGIYIYAFPAQQAAQALGYGTTPMANIGLGFLILLPFAAASWHLIEKPALGLKPRFTRVTGPKLSDNFTLDQTGPSGSVKKTVA from the coding sequence TTGAGCTTGCCGGACTGGCTGCTCGGCCGGCGGCTGACGCCAGCCGACCTGACCGCCGATGGCAACGCCTTCACGGCGTTGCGCTGGCTTCTCGCGACGTCGGTGATGTTCTCGCACGGCTGGGACCTGACCCAGTACCGGGCGGGGCTCGATCCGAGCGTGCCGATCATCGGCATCCCGATCAGCGGACTCGCGGTGTTCCTGTTCTTCAGCCTCAGCGGATTCCTGGTCACCGGCAGCCTGGTTAAACGAGGCGCGCGCGACTTCGCCCTCGCCCGCGCGCTCCGGCTCGTCCCCGGCTTGTGGGTGATGCTGCTGGTTACCACCCTCGGACTCGGTGCGGTTTTGGGCACGTTGCCGTTCGCGCGCTTCGTCACCGATCCGCAGACCTGGCTGTACGTGGCGCGCAATGCCTCGCTGTTGGTGTCGGACTACAAGCTGCCAGGCGTGTTCGAGAATCTTCCGGTCGCGGGTGTCAACGGTTCGCTGTGGACGATCCCACAGGAGGTGCGCTGCTACATCGTGCTCGGCGTGCTCGGCGCCGTCGGCGCACTGCGGTCACGCCGGTGGGTCGCCCTCGCGCTGATCGTGCTGATCCTCATCCATCTGGTCGTCCCGCTTGATCTGGTCCCGGTGCTCGACCGGCCGCGCCGCCTTGCGGTCTCCTTCGCCTTGGGCGTGGTCGCCTACCAGTGGCGGGATGATCTGCGCTGGTCGTGGCCGCTGGCACTCGCGGGGGTCGTGGCGGCGCTCGCCCTGGTCCGCGCGCCGGTGCCGGAGACGGTCGGCTTGTTCGGGCTGCAGCTGTCGTTCGCTTACGTGACCGGCGTTGCCGCGTTCCGCGCACCGGCGTGGCTGACCGCGATCAGCCGCCGGCTGCCGGACTATAGCTACGGTATCTACATCTACGCGTTTCCGGCCCAGCAGGCGGCTCAGGCGCTTGGCTACGGGACGACGCCGATGGCCAATATTGGGCTGGGATTCTTGATCCTCCTGCCGTTTGCAGCGGCATCCTGGCACCTCATCGAAAAGCCGGCGCTGGGGCTCAAACCAAGATTTACACGCGTAACGGGTCCGAAACTGTCGGATAACTTTACACTCGATCAAACCGGTCCTTCCGGCTCCGTAAAGAAAACAGTCGCTTAA